Proteins co-encoded in one Kribbella solani genomic window:
- the hrcA gene encoding heat-inducible transcriptional repressor HrcA has translation MLDDRKLDVLRAIVEDYVATHEPIGSKALVDRHNLGVSPATVRNDMAALEEEGYITQPHTSAGRIPTDAGYRLFVDKLSTVKTLSVAEKKAITSFLAGAVDLDDVVRRTVRLLAQITRQVAIVQYPSLNRSSVRHIEVVTMSPRRLLLVLITSNGRVEQRIVEHPHDVDEQLIADLRSRLNTALAGQRLTDAATVLAGVPELFAPGDRSLVAAVVTTLFETFTDEVGEQRIAVGGAANLTRYGDDFERNVKPVLEALEEHVILLKLLGEATNPQTLTVRIGHENPFEELATTSVVATGYGSKSEALATLGIVGPTHMDYPSTMGAVRAVARYVSQILAES, from the coding sequence GTGCTGGACGACCGCAAGCTGGATGTGCTCCGCGCCATCGTCGAGGACTACGTGGCCACCCATGAGCCGATCGGGTCGAAGGCACTGGTCGACCGGCACAACCTCGGCGTCTCGCCGGCCACCGTCCGCAACGACATGGCGGCGCTGGAGGAGGAGGGGTACATCACCCAGCCGCACACCAGCGCCGGCCGGATCCCGACCGACGCCGGGTACCGGTTGTTCGTGGACAAGCTGAGCACGGTCAAGACGCTGTCGGTCGCCGAGAAGAAGGCGATCACGTCGTTCCTGGCCGGGGCGGTCGATCTGGACGACGTCGTCCGCCGTACGGTGCGGCTGCTGGCGCAGATCACCAGGCAGGTCGCCATCGTTCAGTACCCGTCACTGAACCGGTCGAGCGTGCGGCACATCGAGGTCGTCACGATGAGCCCGCGGCGGCTCCTGCTCGTGCTGATCACCAGCAACGGGCGGGTCGAGCAGCGGATCGTCGAGCACCCGCACGATGTCGACGAGCAGCTGATCGCGGACCTGCGCTCGCGGTTGAACACTGCCCTCGCCGGGCAGCGGCTCACCGACGCGGCGACGGTCCTGGCCGGCGTACCCGAACTGTTCGCGCCGGGCGACCGGTCGCTGGTCGCGGCGGTCGTGACGACGCTGTTCGAGACGTTCACCGACGAGGTCGGCGAGCAGCGGATCGCGGTCGGCGGCGCCGCCAACCTGACCCGGTACGGCGACGACTTCGAGCGGAACGTGAAGCCGGTGCTGGAGGCGCTGGAGGAGCACGTGATCCTGCTCAAGCTGCTCGGCGAGGCGACCAATCCGCAGACCCTGACGGTCCGGATCGGGCACGAGAACCCGTTCGAGGAGCTGGCGACCACCTCGGTGGTCGCGACCGGGTACGGGTCGAAGTCGGAGGCGCTGGCCACCCTCGGCATCGTCGGCCCGACCCACATGGACTATCCGAGCACGATGGGCGCGGTCCGTGCCGTGGCCCGGTACGTCAGCCAGATCCTGGCCGAGTCGTGA
- the dnaJ gene encoding molecular chaperone DnaJ: MSTDYYAVLGVSRDASADEIKKAYRKLARQYHPDVNDSEDAHQKFQEIGRAFQVLSDPQKRQMHDLGGDPFAAAAGGPGGAGFGQAFTFTDIMDAFFGQTGGATRGPRPRTRRGQDALIPLRIDLAEAAFGTTRELKVDTAVLCPTCSGSGAAAGSEPVTCEICHGRGEVTHTQRSFLGEVRTMRPCPNCRGFGTTIPNPCVECAGDGRVRSRRTVTVKIPGGVDSGTRVQLSGQGEVGPGGGPAGDLYVEIEVEPHDIFTRNGDDLHCTVTLPMTAAALGTTIDLPTLEGETTPLEVRPGTQSGTTQTLSARGVPRLRHAGRGDLIVQVIVETPTRLDDAQADLLRQLAVARDEERPQGQVQATHKGVFGRLRDAFGAH; encoded by the coding sequence ATGAGCACCGATTACTACGCCGTCCTCGGCGTCAGCCGTGACGCGTCAGCGGACGAGATCAAGAAGGCGTACCGCAAGCTGGCGCGCCAGTACCACCCGGATGTGAACGACTCCGAGGACGCGCATCAGAAGTTCCAGGAGATCGGGCGCGCGTTCCAGGTCCTGAGCGACCCGCAGAAGCGGCAGATGCACGACCTCGGTGGCGATCCGTTCGCCGCCGCGGCCGGCGGGCCGGGCGGCGCGGGCTTCGGGCAGGCGTTCACGTTCACCGACATCATGGACGCGTTCTTCGGCCAGACCGGCGGCGCGACCCGTGGGCCGCGGCCGCGTACCCGGCGCGGTCAGGACGCGCTGATCCCGCTCCGGATCGACCTCGCCGAGGCGGCCTTCGGGACCACCCGTGAGCTCAAGGTCGACACCGCCGTGCTCTGCCCGACCTGTAGCGGGTCCGGCGCGGCCGCCGGGTCCGAGCCGGTCACCTGCGAGATCTGTCACGGGCGCGGCGAGGTCACGCACACGCAGCGGTCGTTCCTCGGCGAGGTACGCACCATGCGCCCGTGCCCGAACTGCCGCGGCTTCGGCACCACGATCCCGAACCCGTGCGTCGAGTGCGCCGGTGACGGGCGGGTCCGGTCCCGTCGTACCGTCACGGTCAAGATCCCGGGCGGCGTCGACAGCGGTACGCGGGTGCAGCTGTCCGGTCAGGGCGAGGTCGGTCCCGGCGGCGGCCCGGCCGGCGACCTGTACGTCGAGATCGAGGTCGAGCCGCACGACATCTTCACCCGCAACGGCGACGACCTGCACTGCACGGTCACGTTGCCGATGACGGCGGCCGCGCTCGGTACGACGATCGACCTGCCGACGCTCGAGGGCGAAACCACGCCGCTGGAGGTCCGGCCCGGTACACAGTCCGGCACCACGCAGACGCTGTCCGCGCGCGGTGTACCCCGCCTGCGGCACGCCGGGCGCGGTGACCTGATCGTCCAGGTCATCGTCGAGACCCCCACCAGGCTCGACGACGCCCAGGCCGACCTGCTCCGCCAACTCGCCGTCGCCCGCGACGAGGAACGCCCCCAGGGCCAGGTCCAAGCCACCCACAAGGGCGTCTTCGGCCGCCTCCGCGACGCCTTCGGCGCCCACTGA
- a CDS encoding Gfo/Idh/MocA family oxidoreductase has product MTKVGIVGTGVISGTYLDHLDKLPGVDVVAVADLDRSRAEAIAARRDGIRALTPEELYAADDVEIVINLTIPAAHAAVHQAALAAGKHVYGEKPLAMDRAEAEPLLKYAAANDLRIGCAPDTVLGTGTQTARAAIDRGDIGTPHAATAFMVTPGHELWHPAPEFYYRPGGGPVLDMGPYYVTSLVTLLGPVVRVTARAGRAKQQRTVHTGPRAGTVFDVEVPTHVTGVLEHESGALTTVLMSFDVWAGRLPRIEVHGTDGSLSVPDPNTFDGTVEIVTPERREWTEVPVAGGYAGAGRGVGVADLARAVRSGAPHRADGALAYHVLDVLESFVDSAIQDQPLDVASTVARPAAVPLGASPETA; this is encoded by the coding sequence GTGACGAAGGTTGGGATTGTTGGGACGGGTGTCATCTCCGGCACGTATCTGGATCACCTGGACAAGCTTCCCGGTGTCGACGTCGTGGCGGTCGCGGATCTCGATCGGAGCCGGGCCGAGGCGATCGCGGCGCGGCGCGACGGCATCCGCGCGCTGACGCCGGAAGAGCTGTACGCGGCTGACGACGTCGAGATTGTCATCAATCTGACAATCCCGGCGGCGCACGCCGCGGTGCACCAGGCCGCGCTGGCGGCCGGCAAGCACGTGTACGGCGAGAAGCCGCTGGCCATGGATCGCGCCGAAGCGGAACCGCTGCTGAAGTACGCCGCAGCCAACGACCTGCGCATCGGCTGTGCACCGGACACGGTCCTCGGCACCGGCACTCAGACGGCGCGCGCGGCGATCGACCGTGGTGACATCGGCACCCCGCACGCGGCGACCGCGTTCATGGTGACCCCCGGTCATGAGCTGTGGCACCCGGCGCCCGAGTTCTACTACCGGCCGGGCGGCGGTCCGGTCCTCGACATGGGGCCGTACTACGTGACCAGCCTGGTGACGCTGCTCGGCCCGGTGGTCCGGGTCACCGCCCGCGCGGGCCGGGCGAAGCAGCAGCGGACGGTTCACACCGGGCCACGCGCCGGGACCGTGTTCGACGTGGAGGTGCCGACGCATGTCACCGGCGTGCTGGAGCACGAATCGGGCGCACTGACCACAGTGCTGATGTCGTTCGACGTCTGGGCCGGCCGGCTGCCGCGGATCGAGGTGCACGGGACGGACGGCAGCCTGTCCGTACCGGACCCGAACACGTTCGACGGGACCGTCGAGATCGTGACCCCGGAGCGGCGTGAGTGGACCGAGGTCCCGGTCGCCGGTGGGTACGCCGGCGCGGGCCGGGGCGTCGGCGTCGCGGACCTGGCGCGGGCCGTACGGAGCGGTGCGCCACATCGCGCCGACGGAGCGCTGGCATACCACGTGCTCGACGTACTGGAGTCGTTCGTCGACTCGGCCATCCAGGATCAGCCGCTCGACGTGGCGAGCACTGTGGCACGCCCCGCCGCCGTTCCGTTGGGAGCGTCGCCCGAGACCGCCTAG